From the genome of Danio rerio strain Tuebingen ecotype United States chromosome 2, GRCz12tu, whole genome shotgun sequence, one region includes:
- the si:dkey-34k9.3 gene encoding uncharacterized protein si:dkey-34k9.3 yields MAVQLRVILEEHNIQKLTLPIGIPNTLEDLVSIITATFQLHGEIGLLYQDSNFDNQFFSVTSTADLHDKATVKVILKEPTITLDLHPVFESSTLSTVSTHSASTAETDICPADHDASSEVSNCASSSSSDTIILPDSCRSAAWPVPFQVPEFSRDIELILAEANNSYHATGRHFMDASIKSAIMQELAKVIFSYTAYPTNEQILSVAEALVSKFPCLREPGSFAGLYGWQQRIKNKMHNYRAKLRSRKYSYPEIEINTLKRKHPADVGPLKNIKKPKKAEVNYLPPHPTGESQETLEKERLELICEITKKNNAKIIADKMNKTFSSRRIEVVSLSPSVDVFKERWPALFTEAQIKEEFRRITTVSLEETFLRKLDEYTPGLLRLMRAKGGAAGCKMRPLLDSLNTQNIEEKRDAVVCCLINYLGERQEDLFHEWQECEEYTDKTMKVIVKHNVMAEEDDLSIVIEGNQVMEGCGSRTKACILLMGLIYAINIEYPKELKNTFEAFQKLFLEIDGAKLLKKVHSLKNKLMQ; encoded by the exons ATGGCGGTCCAGTTAAGAGTAATTTTAGAAGAACACAACATTCAAAAACTGACACTTCCAATAGGAATTCCAAATACATTGGAAGATCTTGTTTCCATAATTACTGCAACTTTCCAATTGCATGGGGAAATTGGACTACTATACCAAGACAGTAACTTTGACAATCAGTTTTTTAGTGTCACCTCAACTGCTGACTTGCATGACAAAGCCACTGTTAAAGTGATCCTAAAAGAGCCGACAATCACCCTTGACCTACACCCAGTATTTGAATCATCTACATTGAGTACAGTGAGCACCCATTCTGCTAGTACTGCTGAAACGGACATCTGCCCTGCAGATCATGATGCATCCTCAGAGGTGTCAAACTGCGCATCTTCAAGTTCCAGTGATACCATTATTCTTCCTGATTCATGTCGCTCTGCTGCATGGCCAGTGCCATTCCAAGTACCAGAGTTTTCCAGAGACATAGAACTAATCCTTGCAGAGGCAAACAACTCCTATCATGCCACTGGAAGACACTTCATGGATGCCAGTATTAAATCAGCAATAATGCAAGAGcttgcaaaagtaattttttcatACACCGCTTACCCTACCAATGAGCAGATCCTCTCAGTAGCTGAAGCCTTGGTTTCTAAGTTTCCGTGTCTTAGGGAGCCAGGATCATTTGCGGGATTATATGGTTGGCAGCAGCGCATAAAAAACAAGATGCACAATTACCGTGCCAAGCTAAGATCTCGAAAATATTCTTACCCCGAAATTGAAATCAACACCTTAAAAAGGAAGCATCCCGCTGATGTAGGGcctttgaaaaatataaaaaagcccAAAAAAGCAGAGGTTAATTACCTCCCTCCACACCCTACTGGTGAAAGCCAAGAGACACTGGAGAAAGAGAGACTTGAATTAATTTGTGAaattacaaagaaaaacaatgcaaagaTAATTGcagataaaatgaataaaaccttCTCTAGCCGAAGAATTGAAGTGGTCAGCCTCAGCCCCTCTGTTGATGTGTTTAAAGAAAGGTGGCCAGCATTATTCACTGAGGCTCAG ATCAAGGAGGAGTTCAGACGCATCACAACGGTTTCCTTGGAGGAGACATTCCTGCGGAAGCTTGATGAGTACACACCTGGTCTTTTGCGGCTAATGCGTGCCAAAGGAGGAGCAGCTGGTTGCAAGATGCGTCCTCTGCTGGACAGTTtaaat ACACAGAACATTGAGGAAAAAAGAGATGCTGTTGTCTGCTGCCTCATTAACTACCTCGGTGAAAGGCAAGAAGATCTTTTCCATGAATGGCAG GAATGTGAGGAGTACACAGACAAAACAATGAAGGTGATTGTGAAGCACAATGTCATGGCTGAGGAGGACGATTTGTCTATTGTGATCGAGGGAAACCAAGTGATGGAAGGATGTGGAAGCCGAACAAAGGCATGCATACTGCTGATGGGACTCATATATGCAATCAACATTGAATATCCAAAGGAGCTGAAGAACACATTTGAAgcttttcaaaaactttttttggaAATTGATGGGGCAAAACTTCTAAAGAAAGTCCACAGCCTCAAAAATAAGCTCATGCAGTAG